One window from the genome of Aptenodytes patagonicus chromosome 4, bAptPat1.pri.cur, whole genome shotgun sequence encodes:
- the EIF4E gene encoding eukaryotic translation initiation factor 4E, producing MAAVEPETTPNPQPSEEEKTEPAPSQEVASPEQYIKHPLQNRWALWFFKNDKSKTWQANLRLISKFDTVEDFWALYNHIQLSSNLMPGCDYSLFKDGIEPMWEDEKNKRGGRWLITLNKQQRRSDLDRFWLETLLCLIGESFDDYSDDVCGAVVNVRTKGDKIAIWTTECENRDAVTHIGRVYKERLGLPPKIVIGYQSHADTATKSGSTTKNRFVV from the exons GAAACCACTCCCAACCCTCAGCCTTCAGAAGAGGAGAAAACCGAGCCAGCACCTAGTCAGGAGGTTGCCAGCCCTGAACAGTATATTAAGCATCCACTACAAAACAG atgGGCACTCtggttttttaaaaatgacaagaGCAAAACTTGGCAAGCAAATCTTCGTCTTATCTCAAAGTTTGATACTGTTGAAGATTTTTGGGC TTTATACAACCATATCCAGCTCTCTAGTAATTTAATGCCTGGTTGTGACTACTCGCTCTTTAAG GATGGGATTGAACCCATGtgggaagatgaaaaaaacaaGCGAGGAGGACGATGGCTAATTACACTAAACAAACAGCAGAGACGAAGTGACCTTGATCGCTTCTGGCTAGAGACA CTGCTGTGCCTTATTGGGGAGTCATTTGATGACTACAGTGATGACGTATGTGGTGCTGTTGTTAATGTTAGAACTAAGGGTGATAAAATAGCAATATGGACAACTGAATGTGAAAACAGGGATGCTGTTACGCATATAGG gAGAGTATACAAGGAAAGATTAGGACTTCCTCCAAAGATAGTGATTGGTTATCAGTCCCATGCAGACACAGCTACTAAGAGCGGCTCCACCACTAAAAATAGGTTTGTTGTTTAA